A single region of the Drosophila takahashii strain IR98-3 E-12201 chromosome 2R, DtakHiC1v2, whole genome shotgun sequence genome encodes:
- the LOC108055937 gene encoding uncharacterized protein: protein MEKKSATIHNEDRQNFVATRMSLPLFMLSRNRIRKENLPRVENQFRLAGQHYNEDCQKENRREAFSKATFDHYRHITGYDKTPKNPYPERRSLHIDRNMTKWRGWQLPPNHYGVPPEPFLRLKGTKGSVFAKPHTNHSRVSIKPPPYRFYELPAEIERLFKRENLQKGIFLSNARDRRPTTHAMISELTGCWRDPKDAGPCDTHTNIFELAANATPVTKTVRPNPHLFLRHSCVPTKPSLLIRRHISMEPAPGRYCTSYKDVCPCPAGKTSVAGLQLLIDDQKRLKFRRQPFERISRKRLCEPDWRHVEGQGHRHLFQMGRRDRPKPPKKAPTASKKQGKPINMFADAKYINMLSQPQRHPISIRTYPVPPYVPKITYNCAAKRVVRKQLKNNKKIAFNSGQERWKDGERPLQLTARQLEAIKQKLPPERRLMDYPIDLPELIPRRLTHVPDHQRVTYMPKLRKRLFKFLPIPGARVLVTDNDIRPDIVFDPEHPTGLYRRKIDETAFFKDSVLQAMENKDDLETIALADSQSQSQLQSAQQSIIRNTVTLVDPAEKGSVSRISLHG, encoded by the exons ATGGAGAAGAAATCAGCAACGATACATAATGAGGATCGGCAAAATTTTGTGGCCACCCGTATGAGTCTGCCGCTTTTTATGCTGTCAC GTAATCGTATTAGAAAGGAAAATTTGCCACGAGTGGAGAATCAATTTAGATTGGCTGGCCAGCATTACAATGAGGACTGTCAAAAGG AAAACCGCCGAGAGGCCTTCAGCAAGGCGACGTTCGATCACTATCGCCATATTACGGGCTATGACAAGACACCAAAAAATCCGTATCCGGAACGTCGAAGCCTGCACATCGATCGGAATATGACCAAATGGCGGGGCTGGCAGCTGCCGCCCAATCATTATGGAGTGCCTCCAGAGCCGTTCCTCCGCCTCAAGGGCACCAAGGGCTCCGTGTTCGCCAAGCCGCATACAAACCACAGCCGAGTGTCCATCAAGCCACCGCCCTACCGTTTCTACGAACTTCCGGCGGAGATCGAGCGACTCTTCAAGCGCGAGAACCTGCAGAAGGGCATCTTTCTATCGA ATGCCCGCGATCGCCGTCCCACAACCCATGCGATGATCTCCGAGCTGACCGGGTGTTGGCGTGATCCCAAGGACGCCGGTCCCTGCGATACCCATACGAACATCTTTGAGCTGGCCGCAAATGCCACACCGGTGACCAAAACAGTGCGTCCCAATCCGCATCTGTTCCTGCGGCACTCCTGCGTGCCCACAAAGCCCAGCCTGCTGATCCGTCGTCACATCAGCATGGAGCCAGCGCCGGGTCGCTACTGCACCAGCTACAAGGACGTGTGTCCTTGTCCGGCGGGAAAGACGAGTGTGGCGGGTCTGCAGTTGCTGATCGACGACCAGAAGCGTCTGAAGTTTCGCCGCCAGCCGTTCGAACGGATCAGCAGGAAGCGACTCTGTGAGCCGGATTGGCGCCACGTCGAGGGTCAGGGCCATCGGCACTTGTTCCAAATGGGACGCAGGGACAGGCCGAAGCCGCCGAAGAAGGCGCCAACTGCTTCCAAAAAGCAGGGCAAACCCATAAACATGTTCGCCGACGCCAAGTACATCAACATGCTGAGTCAGCCGCAAAGGCATCCCATTTCGATTCGGACCTATCCGGTACCGCCCTATGTGCCCAAGATCACCTACAATTGTGCCGCGAAGCGTGTGGTTCGCAAGCAATTGAAGAACAACAAGAAGATCGCCTTTAATAGCGGCCAGGAGCGCTGGAAGGATGGCGAGCGGCCGCTGCAGCTGACCGCCCGCCAATTGGAGGCCATCAAGCAGAAGCTTCCGCCGGAGCGCCGGCTTATGGACTATCCCATCGACCTGCCCGAGCTAATTCCGCGGCGACTGACCCATGTGCCCGATCACCAGAGGGTCACCTACATGCCCAAGTTGCGCAAGCGTCTGTTTAAGTTCCTTCCGATTCCCGGTGCCCGCGTTCTGGTCACCGATAACGATATTCGGCCGGACATTGTGTTCGATCCGGAGCATCCGACTGGATTGTATAGGCGCAAGATCGATGAGACCGCCTTCTTCAAGGACTCTGTGCTGCAAGCGATGGAGAACAAGGACGATTTGGAAACCATCGCCCTGGCCGATTCGCAATCGCAGTCCCAGTTGCAGTCGGCCCAGCAGTCGATCATCAGGAATACGGTCACACTGGTGGATCCGGCGGAGAAGGGGAGCGTTTCCCGGATATCACTTCATGGCTAA
- the LOC108055940 gene encoding uncharacterized protein produces MGLKRFVSSLLRKSPICPSEPGKLATGCPAVFAEDGMWSAKFTGRRDPEKIQVQVFKQPSSGRKDAELTPSFRLSRKRSWLQRRIGSS; encoded by the coding sequence ATGGGTCTGAAACGCTTTGTTTCCTCTCTGCTGCGCAAGTCGCCGATCTGCCCGTCGGAGCCCGGAAAGTTGGCTACCGGATGCCCAGCCGTTTTCGCCGAGGACGGTATGTGGAGCGCCAAGTTCACCGGCCGAAGGGACCCGGAGAAGATTCAAGTACAGGTGTTCAAGCAACCATCGTCTGGCCGCAAGGACGCCGAACTGACACCCTCATTTAGACTCTCACGCAAACGTTCTTGGCTGCAGAGGCGCATTGGTTCCTCGTAG
- the LOC108055929 gene encoding uncharacterized protein gives MEKLPVSYCEKEMIWSGAKKKLEYDDDTSAGEIIFNNMRNWPKHVCQICDTDGVTVTFEQALSWAIRMAQVFKKRGLTHKDIIGIVAENSTYLMPLAVACLLNGTPFHSPISIMDKENLKNVFLQTKPGLIFCDGNEYQKVQAATIEWQPEIFTITDHVEGVSSIEALLVPTDSEQFYRPEPLQEGGKQTVAILCSSGTTGPPKCAHFSSTRLISQTLLDCGPVLFSTTSLSWMSGLWFLMVTTALRTTRLITKNPFTPLYILQLVEKYKVSCLSVSPANTVALINFPGATAEVLTSIRYLLLGGTIIFPATVQRCRELFKGAIVTTIYGMTESGVIASGIGNDKAVGWPAPGVRVRIVDEKGENLGHNQIGEVYAHTGETWKGYFENPEETSRMQDPEGWFHTGDLGYFDERHYLYLVDRRRSTLKYQYVHYWPGEIENVISELKEVQNVCVVGIHNELTGDEAGALVVTKKESVISAKDIIDHVARRLPGVHRQLHAGVQFTEELPVNPNGKTDRKAARDIFIALIAAAKL, from the exons ATGGAGAAATTACCTGTGTCCTACTGCGAAAAGGAAATGATTTGGAGTGGTGCCAAGAAGAAATTGGAATATGACGATGATACATCTGCGGGTGAAATTATATTCAATAACATGAGAAATTGGCCTAAACACGTGTGCCAG ATTTGTGATACCGATGGCGTTACAGTTACGTTTGAGCAGGCCCTTTCCTGGGCAATTCGTATGGCTCAGGTATTTAAGAAACGAGGTCTTACCCATAAGGATATCATTGGGATTGTGGCTGAAAACTCAACATACCTGATGCCTCTGGCAGTGGCCTGTTTACTTAACGGGACGCCCTTCCATTCACCCATTTCAATAATGGATAAAg aaaatttaaaaaacgtgTTCTTGCAAACCAAGCCGGGTCTGATTTTCTGTGATGGCAATGAATATCAAAAAGTTCAAGCGGCCACCATAGAATGGCAGCCAGAGATTTTCACCATTACAGATCACGTCGAAGGGGTGTCGAGTATAGAAGCCCTTTTAGTTCCTACAGATAGTGAGCAGTTTTACCG GCCCGAACCTTTGCAGGAGGGAGGCAAACAAACCGTGGCAATTCTCTGTTCCTCGGGAACAACAGGTCCACCGAAGTGTGCACACTTTTCCAGCACCAGGTTAATATCTCAGACGCTTCTAGATTGTGGACCTGTTCTCTTTTCAACGACCAGCCTTAGCTGGATGAGTGGACTGTGGTTTTTAATGGTCACAACTGCATTACGCACCACCCGTCTAATCACCAAAAACCCCTTCACTCCCCTGTACATTTTGCAGCTGGTTGAGAAGTATAAGGTTTCCTGCCTTTCCGTATCACCTGCCAATACTGTGGCCCTGATTAATTTTCCCGGAGCAACAGCGGAAGTCTTGACTTCCATACGATATTTGTTGCTCGGCGGAACGATAATATTTCCGGCAACCGTACAGCGTTGTCGAGAGCTCTTCAAAGGTGCGATCGTGACCACTATATATGGAATGACTGAGTCGGGTGTCATAGCATCTGGAATTGGTAACGATAAAGCGGTAGGTTGGCCCGCGCCAGGAGTACGAGTTCGAATTGTAGACGAGAAGGGCGAAAATTTGGGACACAATCAGATTGGCGAGGTGTATGCACATACCGGCGAGACTTGGAAAGGTTACTTCGAAAATCCCGAGGAGACTAGTCGCATGCAGGACCCCGAGGGCTGGTTTCACACCGGAGATCTGGGCTACTTCGATGAGCGCCACTATCTTTATTTGGTCGATCGTCGTAGATCAACTCTCAAGTACCAGTATGTTCATTATTGGCCGGGGGAGattgaaaatgtaatttcaGAGCTAAAGGAGGTGCAGAACGTGTGTGTAGTGGGCATCCACAATGAGTTAACCGGCGATGAGGCGGGTGCATTGGTGGTCACAAAGAAAGAATCGGTTATAAGTGCCAAGGATATTATCGACCATGTAGCCAGGCGGTTGCCAGGAGTTCACAGACAGCTACATGCCGGAGTTCAGTTCACCGAGGAACTGCCAGTCAATCCAAACGGGAAAACTGATCGAAAGGCAGCGCGGGATATTTTTATAGCCCTAATAGCAGCAGCaaaactttaa
- the LOC108055936 gene encoding trypsin beta — protein MYSAGFLTSLLLLVAFPGATPTPGDGRIVGGEVTTIGEFPYQVSVQVNGQHICGGAIIGHHFVLTAAHCFEAELSTEDYSVRVGSSEHASGGHVLSLRQVITHGGYNPQSHDNDLALLIVYARLNFTEHLQPVPLASPVDPPPSAESRLLVSGWGYQAEEGAVSGEVGVSPQLRFVDVDLVESDQCRQAYRQVLPITQRMICAARPGGDSCQGDSGGPLVGIPADEGPAKLYGIVSWGLGCANPDYPGVYTKVAAFRNWIDAQVGGWGFNGLLAGWSGLQ, from the coding sequence ATGTACTCAGCGGGATTTTTAACGAGTTTATTGCTTCTCGTGGCATTTCCtggggccacgcccactcccggTGACGGGCGGATTGTGGGCGGCGAGGTGACCACCATTGGGGAATTTCCGTATCAAGTATCCGTCCAGGTGAACGGGCAGCACATATGCGGAGGAGCCATAATTGGACATCACTTCGTCCTCACGGCGGCCCATTGCTTTGAGGCTGAGTTGAGCACCGAAGATTACTCCGTGCGCGTGGGTTCCAGCGAACATGCGAGTGGGGGCCACGTGCTCAGCCTGCGGCAGGTGATCACCCACGGCGGCTATAATCCCCAGAGCCACGACAACGACCTGGCGCTGCTCATCGTATATGCCAGGCTCAATTTCACGGAGCACCTGCAGCCAGTGCCGTTGGCTTCCCCAGTGGATCCACCACCCAGCGCGGAGAGCCGCCTTTTAGTCAGCGGATGGGGCTACCAGGCGGAGGAGGGCGCAGTCAGCGGAGAGGTTGGCGTGTCGCCGCAACTGCGCTTCGTCGACGTCGATCTGGTGGAGTCGGATCAATGCCGACAAGCCTATCGCCAGGTGTTGCCCATCACCCAGCGGATGATCTGTGCCGCACGTCCGGGTGGCGATAGCTGCCAGGGCGACTCCGGCGGTCCTTTGGTTGGTATTCCAGCGGACGAAGGTCCAGCCAAGCTCTACGGCATCGTTTCATGGGGTCTGGGCTGCGCCAATCCCGACTATCCGGGGGTCTATACCAAAGTGGCTGCCTTCCGCAACTGGATCGATGCCCAAGTGGGCGGCTGGGGATTTAATGGATTGCTGGCTGGTTGGAGTGGATTGCAATAA